From the Apus apus isolate bApuApu2 chromosome 4, bApuApu2.pri.cur, whole genome shotgun sequence genome, one window contains:
- the RHOBTB1 gene encoding rho-related BTB domain-containing protein 1 → MDTDMDYERPNVETIKCVVVGDNAVGKTRLICARACNTTLTQYQLLATHVPTVWAIDQYRVCQEVLERSRDVVDEVSVSLRLWDTFGDHHKDRRFAYGRSDVVVLCFSIANPNSLNHVKTMWYQEIKHFCPRTPVILVGCQLDLRYADLEAVNRARRPLARPIKRGDILPPEKGREVAKELGIPYYETSVFDQFGIKDVFDNAIRAALISRRHLQFWKSHLKKVQKPLLQAPFLPPKAPPPVIKIPECPVPSMNEAGYLLDSPLCADVMFVLQEQDCIFAHKIYLATSSSKFYDLFLTECEESPDLDETQYNKENTNKEVLTSHLETNVDSDETSLKSADVKTLTLESTDSLNMLEPEPGETNSAARSLSSLGKGFLSVHKEMQVNPVSNRTCPVTVVKMDSSVQAGPFKTVLQFLYTGQLDENEKDLTRLAQIAEILEVFDLRMMVENIMNKEAFMNQEITKAFHVRKANRIKECLSKGTFSDVTFKLDDGTINAHKPLLICSCEWMSAMFGGSFIESSNSEVVLPNINKTSMQAVLDYLYTKQLSSSQELDTLELIALANRFCLPHLVALAEQHAVQELTKASMSGIAIEGEVLSYLELAQFHNANQLAAWCLHYICTNYNSVCSKYRKEIKAKSSDNQEYFERHRWPPVWYLKEEDHYQRVKKEREKEDVALNKHHSKRKWCFWNSSAVVA, encoded by the exons ATGGACACTGACATGGACTACGAAAGACCCAACGTTGAAACTATCAAGTGTGTGGTGGTTGGAGACAATGCAGTGGGAAAGACTCGTCTAATTTGTGCAAGAGCATGTAATACAACCTTAACTCAGTATCAGCTGCTGGCAACTCATGTACCAACTGTCTGGGCCATTGATCAATACCGTGTCTGCCAAGAG GTCCTTGAACGCTCAAGAGATGTTGTGGATGAAGTGAGTGTTTCTCTCAGGCTGTGGGATACCTTTGGGGACCACCACAAAGACAGGCGTTTCGCTTATGGAAG GTCTGATGTTGTAGTTCTGTGTTTTTCAATTGCTAATCCTAATTCCCTGAATCATGTGAAAACAATGTGGTATCAAGAAATCAAGCACTTCTGTCCTCGCACACCTGTCATCCTGGTGGGCTGCCAACTCGATCTCCGCTATGCAGACCTTGAGGCTGTTAACAGAGCCAGGCGGCCTTTGGCAAG GCCAATAAAAAGAGGAGACATTTTGCCAccagaaaaaggcagagaggTTGCCAAGGAACTTGGGATACCATACTATGAAACGAGTGTATTTGACCAGTTTGGCATTAAAGATGTGTTTGACAATGCAATTAGAGCTGCCTTGATCTCCAGAAGACACTTGCAGTTCTGGAAATCTCATTTGAAGAAGGTCCAAAAACCTTTGCTTCAGGCTCCATTCCTACCTCCAAAAGCTCCTCCTCCAGTCATCAAAATTCCAGAGTGTCCTGTACCAAGCATGAATGAAGCTGGATATTTACTGGACAGCCCACTGTGTGCAGATGTTATGTTTGTTCTCCAGGAGCAGGACTGCATTTTTGCTCACAAGATTTACCTAGCTACCTCCTCTTCAAAGTTTTATGACCTTTTCTTAACAGAATGTGAGGAAAGTCCAGACTTGGATGAAACACAGTATAAtaaggaaaatacaaataaagaaGTTCTGACAAGTCACCTTGAGACAAATGTTGACAGTGATGAGACATCCTTGAAATCTGCTGATGTTAAAACTCTCACACTAGAAAGTACTGACTCTTTAAACATGCTAGAACCTGAACCTGGTGAAACAAATTCTGCAGCAAGATCTCTGTCATCCTTGGGAAAGGGGTTTCTTAGTGTGCATAAGGAAATGCAAGTGAATCCTGTATCGAATAGGACATGTCCTGTAACTGTGGTAAAAATGGATTCATCTGTGCAGGCTGGaccttttaaaactgttttgcagtttttataCACTGGACAACtggatgaaaatgaaaaagatctCACAAGACTGGCTCAGATCGCTGAAATATTGGAAGTATTTGATTTGCGAATGATGGTGGAGAATATTATGAATAAAGAAGCCTTCATGAATCAAGAGATTACTAAAGCATTTCATGTCAGAAAAGCTAATCGGATAAAAGAGTGCCTTTCAAAAGGGACATTTTCTG ATGTGACATTTAAATTGGATGATGGAACCATAAATGCCCACAAGCCACTGCTGATCTGTAGCTGTGAATGGATGTCTGCTATGTTTGGAGGATCATTCATTGAAAGCTCAAACAGTGAG GTAGTTCTTCCCAACATAAACAAGACTTCCATGCAAGCTGTTTTAGATTACTTGTACACCAAGCAACTGTCCTCCAGTCAGGAACTGGACACACTTGAGTTAATTGCATTGGCAAACAGGTTTTGCCTTCCTCACCTGGTTGCACTCGCAG AACAACATGCAGTACAGGAGCTGACAAAAGCCTCCATGAGCGGCATTGCAATAGAGGGAGAAGTTCTATCCTATTTGGAATTGGCTCAG tttcACAATGCTAACCAGCTGGCAGCTTGGTGCTTGCACTACATCTGCACCAACTACAACAGCGTTTGCTCCAAATACCGCAAGGAAATCAAAGCTAAATCTTCAG aTAATCAAGAGTATTTTGAGAGGCACCGCTGGCCACCTGTCTGGTATTTAAAGGAAGAAGATCACTACCAGCgagttaaaaaagaaagagaaaaggaagatgttGCACTGAATAAACACCATTCAAAGCGGAAGTGGTGCTTCTGGAATTCCTCTGCTGTAGTTGCCTGA